The genomic interval GATCACCATCGACCACTCGAAGCCGCCCTACCCCCGCACCAGCCAGATACGGCAGCACCGCACTGCCAAGCCCTCCGGCCCCAACTACAAGAACAGTAGCTGCCAATAGTGCCTGCTGTCCGGCGATATCGAAATCCGGTAGCAAAATCTGCCGACTATATCTTAGCAGTTGCTCATCAAGCATTTATAACCTGCCAACGTGCGCGGGTTACACGCGGGTGATGTGCATAATCATTAAAACACTCAATATCGTGATAGCCAGCTGCAAGCAATAGCCTGGATAACTCATCCGCCTGCTCGAAACCATGCTCAAAAAACACCCAGCCACCGGGCTTCAATACCCTCTGAGCCTGCTGAATAATCGCCTTGAAATCTGCCAAACCATGATCATCGGCCACCAATGCGGTCCGAGGCTCAAAACGCACATCCCCCTGAGACAAGTGTGGGTCCATTTCATCGATATAAGGCGGATTGGAGACCAGAGCATCCAGAGAGAGGTCTTCAAAATCGCTCAGCCAGTCAGACAAAACCGGCTTTACATTGACCACTTGATGCCGGGCGATATTCTTTTCTGCCAACACAAGAGCATCCGGACTTTTTTCTACTGCAAACAGTTTCCAGCACCGTCGCTCTGTCGCCAATGCAATAGCCACCGCTCCCGTACCAGTCCCAAGATCAGCCACACTTAAAGATGCCGTTTCAGGCAGTGTTTCAAGGGTCACCTCAACCAGGCGTTCGGTATCCGCTCTAGGAATCAGAGTACTGGCACCGGTATAAAATGTTAGTGACCAGAATTCCTTCTCACCCAACAAATAGGCAACCGGGTGTCCCTGGCGACGCCGACTGATCAGACTCTCAAATTCAGCCATATTACTGGCAGATACTTTAACTTCCGAAAAAGCCAGCAAATACGTACGGCTTTCCCCCAAAACGTGGGCCAACAGAACCTGAGCATCCAACAGAGGAGTATCACTCCTGTTAACGATGTCGATTTCCGGGTCAGCCAGCTCCGTAACAGCCCATGTCAAAGCCTGTTCTATGGTTTTCATAAACTATCGTTCAATGCACTCAATTGTTCAGCCTGATGTTCCTGAATCAACGGTTCCACAATCAACTCCAGAGAACCGGTCATCACTTCGTCCAGACGATACAGAGTCAGGTTGATTCTGTGATCCGTAACCCGTCCCTGCGGGAAATTATAGGTACGTATACGCTCAGAACGATCACCACTGCCCACCAGGCTTTTGCGTTCTGCTGCCTGTTCACTGGCCAATGCCTCGTCCCGACTGCTTTTCAGTTTTGCGGCAAGCAAAGACATCGCCTTAGAGCGGTTTTTATGTTGCGACCGTTCGTCCTGACATTCAACCACAATACCCGTGGGTAGATGGGTCAGACGAATTGCAGAGTCGGTTTTGTTAACATGCTGCCCACCCGCACCGGATGCCCGAAAGGTATCAACCCTTAGATCATTCTTATCGATCTCCACTTCTTCCAGCTCATCAGCTTCGGGCATCACCACAACTGTGCAGGCAGAAGTGTGAATCCTTCCCTGAGATTCAGTCTCAGGCACCCGCTGAACCCGATGAGCACCACTTTCAAACTTCAACTCAGAATACACGGAGGCTCCAACGACTCGGGTGATGATTTCCTTGTATCCGCCATGTTCCCCGTCACTGGCGGAAATCACTTCTATTTTCCAGCCTTTATTCTCTGCATAACGGGAATACATGCGAAACAGGTCACCGGCAAAAATGGCAGCTTCATCACCACCGGTTCCAGCACGAATTTCCAGGTAAGTGTTTTTGTTGTCATTCGGATCTTTCGGTAGTAACTCTTTTTGCAGTTGCTGTTCCATCTGTTCCAACAGCTTTTCAACCTGAACCACTTCCTCGCGTCCCATTTCCCGCATATCTGGATCAGAGTCCTGGGCGAGTTGCCTGGCTTCCGCCAGATCCGCTTCAGCTGCCAGAAACTGACGGAAAGCTTCGATAACAGGTTCCAGCTCAGCATATTCCTGAGAATAAGGCCGGAATTTATTCTGATCGGCAATCACCGAGGCGTCAGACAACAGTGCAGACAGCTCATCAAAACGATCCTGCAACCCCTCAAGTTTTATCCGAATAGATTGTTTCATTCAGTTTTATCGTCCAGTTCAAATATTTCATTTACCCACATGAGAGCGTCATTACGACCTTCGGCCAATGCTTTACGCAGAAACGCAGACGGAGCATGTGCAAACTTGTTGGTCAGGCCATTCGCCAGTCCCTGGAGAACTTCTGACGGATCTTCACCATTGGTTATTCGCTTCAGGGCTTTATCCAATTCCCCTTTTTTCATTTCTTCAATTTTCAGGCGCATGGTTTTGATCGTATCGACGGCCGCCAGTGATTTCAGTGTCGACAAATATTTTTGTGTGTTGGCCTGAACAATTTCCTGCGCTTCCAGCGCCGCTTCTTCCCGCGAACGCATGTTCTCATCGATGACTTCACGCAGATCATCCACGGTATAAAGGTAAACGTCTGCCAACTCACCGACCTGCGCCTCAATATCCCTGGGCACCGCAATATCAACCATAAACATAGGCGCATGCTTGCGCTTCTTTAAAGCGACCTCTACCGCCCCTTTACCCAGAATAGGCAACTGACTGGCAGTTGACGAAATAACGATATCAGCTCGATGTAGATAATCAGGAATGTCACCCAGCATGATCGCTTCCGCACCAAATTGCTCTGCCAGAGACTGCGCCCTTTGCAAGGTGCGATTGGCGACGATGATTTTGGCAATGTTTTTCTCACACAAATGCCTTGCCACCAGATCAATAGTTTCACCAGCACCAATTAATAATGCGCAACATTGGTTGAGATCAGAAAAGATATGCGTACTCAAAGACACTGCCGCATAGGCAACGGAAACCGGATTCTCCCCAATGGCCGTATGGGTACGCACATGTTTGGCAACGGCAAAGCTATGCTGAAACAATCGGTTCAGCTGCTGACCCACAGTGTGGCTCTCTTGTGCCACGGCATAGGAACTTTTTAACTGCCCCAGGATCTGCGGCTCTCCAAGCACCATGGAATCGAGCCCACTCGCCACTTTAGCCAAGTGCTCAATAGCACTACCATCACGCAGCAGATAAGCCGAGTTCTTCAGTTCGTTGACTGATAAACCGTGGTACTCTGCCAGCCAGCCAATCAACTCAGTCAAACCGGTTTCGTCTGAAACAGCATCGCGCTCCAGATAACAGTAGATCTCACTACGGTTACAGGTAGACACAATCACTGCTTCACGAATATCCGGCAGAGAGCAAACCTGCTGATGGGCAGAAACCAGTCGGTCCGGGGAAAAGGCGACTTTTTCCCGTACTTCAACGCTGGCTGTTTTATGATTTATTCCAAAAGCGAAAAGCGCCATATAAAACTTAAGTAAAAATGCTCTCTAAAGAGTGGTATAAAAGGCGCGCAATTGTACACAATTAGAATCGATTTAGGGATTCAGTTATGCTCTTCTGGATTAAAAATAGCTAACTTACAGAAAAACAAACCACTAATAACCTCATTCATTAAATCAATTGCCAGGATCGACATGCTCGTAAAACAAACTCTTATGTTGGCCAGTTACACCTTGTTATCAGTATTAGTTGCGTCCTGCGCAGGCCAAGAAGTTGCCACGGATACCACCCCGCCTGTAACGGACCAGACAACACCCGCAACACAACCTGAACAATCATTATCTGCCAAACAATCACTGGATGGCCAAACTATCTATTCCGTGCTAACTGCCGAAATGGCCATAGATCGTGGTGAATACCCATTGGCCGGATCACTGTATTACCATCTGGCAGAGGAAACCCGGGATGCCGGGGCTGCTAAAAAAGCAGCCAATATCGCCCAGATGCTGGGAGATATGAAAGCAGCCAAAGCTGCTTCCGAAATATGGCTCGAATCGGAGCCGGATGATGTTCAGGCCAACCAATCAGCGACTCTGGCCAGCATTCGTCTGGGAGAACTGGATGATGCCAAAAAATACCTGGAGAGAACCCTGGCACTGAACCCAAAATCTTCTGCCGGTGTTTTTCTAAGCGACACATCAGCATTCAACGATGACGATCTGCGCTCGTTACAACAACTAATTACCAGTCTGACCGAACAATATAGCGACAATGCCAGCCTGTGGTTCTCTGATGCTGAATTGAAATACCATCTCAATAACACCACCGGGGCTTTGGAATCCATCAATCACAGCCTGAAATTGCAAAACACTATCGATGCTTATCTACTGAAGGCTCAAATTCTATTCCGCGATCAGCAGGACAAAAAAGCCATTGCAACACTCGATCAGGCATTGAAAGCTTTTCCACTGGAAAGAAGAATCGTGGTCTACAAGACCCAACAGTTATCACGCCTTGGGAGACCAGCCGATGCCATTCCAACGCTGCAGGATTATCTGGAACAGAATACCGATGACGAGCCCCTCATGGCACTGCTTGCCCGCATAGCCATTGATGCCAACGAACCTGAACTGGCACGCTCGCTGTACCAAACCCTGGAACAAAACAACACCTTCACGAACGAAGCCCATTACTATCTTGCACATCTCGACGAAAACAACGGTGATATTCAATCAGCCATGCAGCATCTAAAACGGATCACTCCATCGGAATACTATATTCCAGCCGTTTCGCAACAGGTGCAGATTCTCATGACTGAACAGAAAGTGGATGATGCACAGTCATTGCTGGATCAGCAGTTAAAAACTT from Gynuella sunshinyii YC6258 carries:
- a CDS encoding tetratricopeptide repeat protein, whose product is MLVKQTLMLASYTLLSVLVASCAGQEVATDTTPPVTDQTTPATQPEQSLSAKQSLDGQTIYSVLTAEMAIDRGEYPLAGSLYYHLAEETRDAGAAKKAANIAQMLGDMKAAKAASEIWLESEPDDVQANQSATLASIRLGELDDAKKYLERTLALNPKSSAGVFLSDTSAFNDDDLRSLQQLITSLTEQYSDNASLWFSDAELKYHLNNTTGALESINHSLKLQNTIDAYLLKAQILFRDQQDKKAIATLDQALKAFPLERRIVVYKTQQLSRLGRPADAIPTLQDYLEQNTDDEPLMALLARIAIDANEPELARSLYQTLEQNNTFTNEAHYYLAHLDENNGDIQSAMQHLKRITPSEYYIPAVSQQVQILMTEQKVDDAQSLLDQQLKTYPDQPALYNIYAGLLSQNGANSEAFDKLTEGLKQFPENIELLYSRALFAEPLGKLDIVEQDLLKVIELEPDNASALNALGYTWADHNMKLDQALTMIEKAHQLNPDDAATMDSLGWVHYRMGNTEQAIKYLSQAFSKSPNHEIAAHLGEVLYKSGQIEEAENVWKKGYEDNPDSTILNDTVRRMKGHS
- the hemA gene encoding glutamyl-tRNA reductase; amino-acid sequence: MALFAFGINHKTASVEVREKVAFSPDRLVSAHQQVCSLPDIREAVIVSTCNRSEIYCYLERDAVSDETGLTELIGWLAEYHGLSVNELKNSAYLLRDGSAIEHLAKVASGLDSMVLGEPQILGQLKSSYAVAQESHTVGQQLNRLFQHSFAVAKHVRTHTAIGENPVSVAYAAVSLSTHIFSDLNQCCALLIGAGETIDLVARHLCEKNIAKIIVANRTLQRAQSLAEQFGAEAIMLGDIPDYLHRADIVISSTASQLPILGKGAVEVALKKRKHAPMFMVDIAVPRDIEAQVGELADVYLYTVDDLREVIDENMRSREEAALEAQEIVQANTQKYLSTLKSLAAVDTIKTMRLKIEEMKKGELDKALKRITNGEDPSEVLQGLANGLTNKFAHAPSAFLRKALAEGRNDALMWVNEIFELDDKTE
- the prmC gene encoding peptide chain release factor N(5)-glutamine methyltransferase, which codes for MKTIEQALTWAVTELADPEIDIVNRSDTPLLDAQVLLAHVLGESRTYLLAFSEVKVSASNMAEFESLISRRRQGHPVAYLLGEKEFWSLTFYTGASTLIPRADTERLVEVTLETLPETASLSVADLGTGTGAVAIALATERRCWKLFAVEKSPDALVLAEKNIARHQVVNVKPVLSDWLSDFEDLSLDALVSNPPYIDEMDPHLSQGDVRFEPRTALVADDHGLADFKAIIQQAQRVLKPGGWVFFEHGFEQADELSRLLLAAGYHDIECFNDYAHHPRVTRARWQVINA
- the prfA gene encoding peptide chain release factor 1; its protein translation is MKQSIRIKLEGLQDRFDELSALLSDASVIADQNKFRPYSQEYAELEPVIEAFRQFLAAEADLAEARQLAQDSDPDMREMGREEVVQVEKLLEQMEQQLQKELLPKDPNDNKNTYLEIRAGTGGDEAAIFAGDLFRMYSRYAENKGWKIEVISASDGEHGGYKEIITRVVGASVYSELKFESGAHRVQRVPETESQGRIHTSACTVVVMPEADELEEVEIDKNDLRVDTFRASGAGGQHVNKTDSAIRLTHLPTGIVVECQDERSQHKNRSKAMSLLAAKLKSSRDEALASEQAAERKSLVGSGDRSERIRTYNFPQGRVTDHRINLTLYRLDEVMTGSLELIVEPLIQEHQAEQLSALNDSL